The Daucus carota subsp. sativus chromosome 2, DH1 v3.0, whole genome shotgun sequence genome includes a window with the following:
- the LOC108209151 gene encoding uncharacterized protein LOC108209151: protein MGKNQAYKAMQRSRLGSSSAGPDEVEDGMVDGSFHSPEWHAARLASLKTSHTVTWEDYKKKQKEEEIRKGELEADKDKMMREYRAQLDAERASKLAHGRNHSHSKSSHKKDKEKDSKKRSSKKKKHSRKSSESGSSSSSSEYSSSDDDGDRKESRRSKSRSKRRKREKRHRSRSKHSCRDEEADGPLPLSRFFGNSKN from the exons ATGGGGAAGAATCAAGCGTACAAGGCTATGCAGCGATCAAGGCTGGGTTCCAGTTCTGCCGGCCCGGATGAAGTCGAGGACGGCATG GTGGATGGTTCATTTCATTCACCAGAGTGGCATGCCGCCCGTTTGGCAAGCCTAAAAACTTCTCACACTGTTACATGGGAAGATTACAAGAAGAAACAAAAG GAAGAAGAAATTAGAAAGGGGGAGTTAGAAGCTGATAAAGATAAAATGATGAGAGAGTACAGGGCCCAGTTAGATGCTGAAAGGGCCAGTAAGCTTGCACATGGAAGAAATCACTCGCACAGTAAATCTAGTCACAAAAAGG ACAAGGAAAAGGATTCGAAGAAACGCAGTAGTAAAAAGAAAAAG CATTCTAGAAAATCTTCAGAATCAGGATCTTCAAGTTCGTCATCAGAATATTCTAGtagtgatgatgatggtgatagGAAAGAATCAAGAAGATCAAAATCAAGATCTAAGAGAAGGAAGAGAGAGAAACGGCACAGGTCAAGATCCAAGCATTCGTGCAGGGATGAAGAAGCTGATGGTCCTTTGCCTCTTTCAAGATTCTTTGGGAACTCAAAAAATTAA